Proteins co-encoded in one Bacteroidia bacterium genomic window:
- a CDS encoding DUF669 domain-containing protein encodes MALFDNIDLSHLTDLVKAGLEKGNLPDSFAELPEGTYLCKVHKLEARLTRETQKPMAVWELIILNDGDYENRHVWVNQILESDTPEKTIDAWARFKRTLSTFLGGYEIDDISLITEDLIEQYILDVECTLNVKKGSKGGTFMTIGPVVEGV; translated from the coding sequence ATGGCATTATTTGATAACATTGATTTATCGCACTTAACAGATCTTGTTAAGGCGGGCTTGGAAAAAGGTAATCTCCCTGATTCCTTTGCCGAATTACCAGAAGGAACTTACTTATGTAAAGTTCACAAATTAGAAGCACGTCTTACGCGTGAGACACAAAAACCGATGGCGGTATGGGAATTAATTATTCTAAATGACGGAGATTATGAAAACCGTCACGTGTGGGTTAACCAAATTCTCGAAAGCGATACTCCCGAAAAAACAATTGACGCATGGGCTCGTTTTAAACGGACGTTATCAACATTCTTAGGCGGTTACGAAATTGATGATATTTCGTTAATCACGGAAGATTTAATTGAACAATATATCCTCGACGTCGAATGTACTTTGAACGTGAAAAAAGGTTCCAAAGGCGGTACCTTTATGACCATCGGACCAGTAGTGGAAGGAGTTTAA
- a CDS encoding cold shock domain-containing protein — MVGKIKFFDTEKGYGFITSGEHEGDIFVHHTGVLQEGPKSFDPGDKVDFDLTKGEDGRYQAIRVSLIK; from the coding sequence ATGGTAGGAAAAATTAAGTTTTTTGATACCGAAAAAGGTTACGGATTTATTACAAGTGGGGAGCACGAAGGTGATATCTTCGTGCACCACACTGGAGTTTTACAGGAAGGGCCGAAAAGTTTTGATCCCGGTGATAAAGTTGACTTTGACCTAACAAAAGGTGAAGACGGCCGTTATCAAGCAATTCGTGTTAGTTTAATCAAATGA